A stretch of DNA from Natrinema salaciae:
GCCCGCGAACTACGAGGACTGTGCGCATCTGGTGGCCGACGATGGCGTCTACTCCTGTGGAGCCTCGATCGAGGAGGCGGTCCGCCGTACCGACATCGCCGAGCCCGCGGGGGACGTCGTCGAGTTCCTCCGACAGTTCGAGGATTACGAGCGCGTCCGCGAGCGCACCTACCGGTGGGTCGCGGACAACCGCGACCGCTTGGGGACGTACCTCTCGAAGACGCCGCCGGCGCGCCAGCAATCCGACGACGGCTGACCCGGCCACCGGGACGAAAACCGAGTCACCACAGTCGCGGCTGCCGGACCCGCGACGCCTCGAGCGCGGACGGACAACGGAGTGACGCGTACGAACGGGCGGTCCGATCGACCGGTTTCGTCCGTGTTCGCCACCACGACGCCTAGTCGCTGTACCGAAACCGCAACACCCCGCCGGCGACGGCCACGACGAGCCCTGCCGCGGCCAGCAGCCCCAGTCCCGGTGCGTACGAGCCCGTGAGGTCGTGCAGGCTCCCGACGATCACCGGGCCGAGGAACCCGCCGATCTCGCCGACGGCGAAGATGAATCCCACGGCCGTCCCGGTCAGCCGCGCGCCGATCCCCTCGAGCTCCGGCGGGATCGCCCGGATGAGC
This window harbors:
- a CDS encoding DCC1-like thiol-disulfide oxidoreductase family protein; the encoded protein is MTEATLVYDDDCGFCTWWAAYFDERTADIRIVGFSDLTDELLERLPANYEDCAHLVADDGVYSCGASIEEAVRRTDIAEPAGDVVEFLRQFEDYERVRERTYRWVADNRDRLGTYLSKTPPARQQSDDG